In Flavobacterium sp. CBA20B-1, one DNA window encodes the following:
- a CDS encoding potassium channel family protein, translating to MKRYINKLQSYWLADVSFATLLVMLIAVVFVLPIVMQNNNHGVLVFNILLLSVFLTGAFSTSNKWLIFISITLFSVHLILRAVRFGNNPYSYYVLENVIAIANTFLFIIINLRLLFRDQSINAYRIIGAINVYLLIALMGALVLEVIHATVGSSIAGNVNLIGSDIDYIHFIYFSLSSLTTVGFGDIYPVNVFSKMLATFLSLLGVLFPAVIIARLVGMAANTKDFK from the coding sequence ATGAAAAGATATATCAATAAATTACAATCTTATTGGTTAGCCGATGTAAGTTTTGCCACGCTATTAGTAATGCTGATTGCTGTTGTGTTTGTGCTACCCATCGTTATGCAAAACAACAATCATGGGGTTTTGGTATTCAACATACTTTTGTTAAGTGTGTTCTTGACAGGGGCTTTTTCCACATCTAACAAATGGCTGATTTTTATTAGTATTACGTTATTTAGTGTACACCTTATTTTGAGAGCAGTTCGCTTTGGCAATAATCCTTATTCCTATTATGTATTGGAAAATGTCATTGCTATTGCAAATACTTTTTTATTCATTATCATTAATTTACGCCTTTTATTCCGTGACCAAAGTATTAATGCTTATCGAATAATCGGAGCTATAAACGTGTATCTGCTTATTGCGCTGATGGGTGCACTGGTGTTGGAAGTAATTCATGCAACTGTGGGTTCATCTATCGCAGGAAATGTAAACTTAATTGGCAGTGATATTGATTATATACATTTTATTTACTTTAGTTTATCTTCGTTAACTACGGTTGGTTTTGGTGATATTTATCCTGTAAATGTTTTTTCTAAAATGCTGGCTACCTTTTTATCATTGCTGGGTGTGCTTTTTCCTGCTGTAATCATTGCTCGATTGGTGGGAATGGCTGCAAACACAAAAGATTTTAAGTAG
- a CDS encoding cyanophycin synthetase family protein — MEIVKIQALRNSNNCYSNAMNFLEMTLKLEKSAKMTNQIEGFSNRIKTILPGLYLHKYHDENVGAIFRKLESGMPISELICCIAVELQILAGMKVHFIKNSTSNETGMNILTIPYIDEHAGTCAALAAVEIVENLLAGKPYFVKYDIQRLKEVYAENQLKQNNLPNINYFKISPQKNAQFEYRAVKQNVPNSSQVQQAT, encoded by the coding sequence ATGGAAATCGTAAAAATACAAGCATTAAGAAATTCAAACAATTGCTATTCAAATGCAATGAATTTTTTAGAGATGACACTAAAATTGGAAAAATCTGCGAAGATGACTAATCAAATCGAAGGTTTTTCAAATCGAATTAAAACAATCTTGCCAGGTCTTTATTTGCATAAGTATCACGATGAAAATGTGGGAGCGATTTTCAGAAAATTAGAGAGTGGTATGCCAATATCAGAGCTTATTTGTTGTATTGCTGTTGAACTTCAAATTCTTGCAGGGATGAAGGTACATTTTATTAAAAATAGCACATCAAATGAAACGGGAATGAATATACTGACCATTCCTTATATAGATGAACATGCTGGTACTTGTGCCGCACTTGCTGCTGTTGAAATTGTGGAAAACTTGCTTGCCGGAAAACCGTACTTTGTCAAGTATGATATTCAACGCTTAAAAGAAGTGTATGCGGAAAATCAGCTCAAACAAAACAACTTGCCAAATATTAACTACTTTAAAATAAGCCCTCAAAAAAATGCCCAGTTTGAATATAGAGCTGTAAAACAAAATGTTCCAAATAGTTCGCAAGTGCAACAAGCAACCTAG
- a CDS encoding YtxH domain-containing protein: MKHFIKIGSILAGAATGATVGLLLALAKGEKIRHKLLNNFKKGVEAIDTSTDNLKNILLEKVSEEPNNFEQKLQKITNRFAHQKDKVIATLEDKISELSQNETPANANNNTNEKEDVVYKAAYETKTGF; encoded by the coding sequence ATGAAACATTTTATAAAAATTGGAAGCATACTTGCCGGAGCTGCAACCGGAGCTACAGTCGGGTTGTTACTTGCTCTTGCAAAAGGAGAAAAAATTCGTCACAAATTATTGAATAACTTTAAAAAGGGTGTTGAGGCAATTGATACATCAACAGATAATTTGAAAAACATTTTGTTGGAAAAGGTTTCTGAAGAGCCTAATAATTTCGAGCAAAAGCTTCAAAAAATCACCAACCGCTTCGCACACCAAAAGGATAAAGTCATTGCCACTTTAGAAGATAAAATATCCGAATTATCACAAAATGAAACTCCTGCAAACGCAAACAATAATACAAACGAAAAAGAAGATGTTGTTTACAAAGCTGCTTATGAAACAAAAACAGGATTTTAG
- a CDS encoding CsbD family protein, producing the protein MDRLELEGKWNRVKGAVKQKYGEWFEDDKAFTEGKFDEVLGKIQEKSGRTREDIEREIRDWDERTI; encoded by the coding sequence ATGGACAGATTAGAATTAGAAGGAAAATGGAATCGTGTAAAAGGAGCCGTTAAACAAAAATATGGAGAATGGTTTGAAGACGATAAAGCTTTCACAGAAGGAAAATTTGATGAAGTTTTAGGAAAAATCCAAGAAAAATCTGGTAGAACGCGAGAAGATATCGAGCGTGAAATTAGAGATTGGGACGAGCGTACCATCTAA
- a CDS encoding M42 family metallopeptidase — METKTVLKTESLAFLEKYLNNASPTGVEKEGQKLWMDYIKPYVDTIFTDTYGTCVGVINPDADFKVVIEGHADEISWYVNYITDDGMIYVIRNGGSDHVIAPSKRVHIHTNKGIVKGVFGWPAIHTRLRTGKEEPTPKIETIFIDCGCESKAEVEALGIHVGCIVTYPDTFEILNGNKFVCRALDNRMGGFMIAEVARLLKENNKKLPFGLYITNAVQEEVGLRGAEMITQTIKPNIAIVTDVCHDSTTPMIDKKVEGDTKIGAGPVITYAPAVQNNLRDLIIDTAEKNKIPFQRAASSRVTGTDTDAFAYSNGGVASALISLPLRYMHTTVEMVHRNDVENVIQLIYETLLNIENKYDFNYFK; from the coding sequence ATGGAAACAAAAACCGTACTAAAAACCGAATCTTTAGCATTTTTAGAAAAATATTTAAACAACGCCTCGCCAACCGGCGTTGAAAAAGAAGGACAAAAATTGTGGATGGATTACATAAAACCTTATGTAGATACCATTTTTACAGATACTTATGGAACATGTGTGGGTGTAATAAACCCCGATGCCGATTTTAAAGTGGTGATTGAAGGGCATGCTGATGAAATATCGTGGTATGTGAACTATATTACCGACGACGGAATGATTTATGTGATTAGAAACGGTGGCAGCGACCATGTAATTGCTCCTTCAAAACGTGTGCATATCCATACAAATAAAGGAATTGTGAAAGGTGTTTTTGGTTGGCCTGCTATTCACACACGTTTGCGAACTGGAAAAGAAGAACCAACGCCTAAAATTGAAACCATCTTTATTGATTGCGGATGCGAATCAAAAGCCGAAGTGGAAGCTTTGGGTATTCATGTAGGTTGTATTGTGACTTATCCGGATACTTTTGAGATATTAAACGGCAACAAGTTTGTTTGTAGAGCGTTAGACAACCGAATGGGTGGTTTTATGATTGCCGAAGTGGCTCGATTATTAAAAGAAAACAATAAAAAGTTACCTTTTGGTTTATATATCACCAATGCGGTGCAGGAAGAAGTGGGCTTGCGAGGCGCTGAAATGATAACGCAAACCATTAAACCAAATATTGCAATCGTTACCGATGTTTGTCATGACAGCACTACCCCAATGATTGATAAAAAAGTAGAGGGCGATACCAAAATTGGCGCTGGTCCTGTGATAACTTATGCACCCGCGGTTCAGAATAATTTGCGCGATTTAATTATTGACACAGCAGAAAAGAATAAAATACCGTTTCAGCGTGCAGCTTCGTCACGCGTTACCGGAACCGACACCGATGCGTTTGCATACAGCAATGGCGGTGTGGCCTCGGCTTTAATTTCATTACCGTTAAGGTATATGCATACAACTGTTGAAATGGTACACAGAAACGATGTAGAAAATGTTATTCAACTCATTTATGAAACGCTTTTGAATATTGAAAATAAGTACGATTTTAATTATTTTAAATAG
- a CDS encoding DUF4294 domain-containing protein, which yields MRKILMLFFSFFALQMTAQVHDWEKYADSLRTNVLEDGEIEKEFLLPEMHINFSKEELERIKIQSILRRRILRVYPYAVLTSENLTVMNENMAKMESNSQKRKYLKRSEKYLKEQFEDRLKKLSRKDGQILVKLINRQTNKTTFELVKDLKSGWSAFWSNQTAKLFDIQLKTKYDPAEVLEDFYIETIIKELAAEGKIDYQKAARDLKMEQVKANWKKKLGDSGYYPKED from the coding sequence ATGAGAAAAATTTTAATGTTGTTTTTTTCCTTTTTTGCCTTGCAAATGACTGCACAAGTTCATGATTGGGAAAAGTATGCCGACTCTCTAAGAACCAATGTTTTGGAGGATGGCGAGATTGAAAAAGAATTTCTTTTACCTGAAATGCACATCAATTTTTCGAAAGAAGAATTAGAGCGCATCAAAATTCAAAGTATTTTAAGACGTCGCATTTTGCGCGTGTATCCGTATGCGGTTTTAACAAGTGAAAACTTAACCGTAATGAACGAGAATATGGCGAAAATGGAGAGTAATTCACAAAAAAGAAAATATTTAAAACGATCTGAGAAGTATTTAAAAGAGCAATTTGAAGACCGATTAAAAAAATTGTCACGCAAAGATGGCCAAATTTTAGTAAAACTGATCAATCGCCAAACAAACAAAACTACTTTTGAATTGGTGAAAGATTTAAAAAGTGGATGGAGTGCTTTTTGGAGCAATCAAACGGCAAAACTTTTTGATATTCAGCTAAAAACAAAATATGATCCGGCTGAAGTTTTAGAAGATTTTTATATCGAAACCATTATTAAAGAATTGGCTGCGGAAGGAAAAATTGACTACCAAAAAGCGGCACGCGATTTAAAAATGGAACAAGTGAAAGCCAACTGGAAAAAAAAGTTGGGCGATTCTGGATATTATCCAAAAGAAGATTAA
- the dnaX gene encoding DNA polymerase III subunit gamma/tau, with amino-acid sequence MEQFIVSARKYRPQTFKDVVGQQTITSTLVNAIENNHLAQALLFTGPRGVGKTTCARILARKINQIGYDDPNEDFAFNVFELDAASNNSVEDIRNLIDQVRIPPQTGIYKVYIIDEVHMLSPAAFNAFLKTLEEPPKHAIFILATTEKHKIIPTILSRCQIFDFKRITVNDAKEYLKGVATSQNISFEEDALQIIAQKADGAMRDALSIFDRVVSFCGTNLTRQAVAENLNVLDYDYYLRVTDFILASDIPNLLLTFDSVLAKGFDGNHFVSGLATHFRNLLVCKNPHTLNLLDVSDENKKLFYQQAEKFNQETLIEAINIANSCDLKYKASANQRLLVELCLMQLATLTHPEKKNLVHT; translated from the coding sequence ATGGAACAATTTATTGTATCGGCAAGAAAATACCGCCCGCAAACCTTTAAAGACGTTGTGGGGCAACAAACCATCACAAGTACATTGGTGAATGCCATTGAAAACAATCATTTGGCACAAGCACTGCTTTTTACCGGTCCGCGCGGAGTGGGAAAAACTACTTGTGCACGTATTTTAGCACGAAAAATCAATCAAATTGGTTATGATGATCCTAACGAAGATTTTGCTTTTAATGTGTTTGAATTAGATGCGGCTTCTAACAACTCGGTAGAGGATATTCGTAATCTGATTGATCAAGTGCGTATTCCTCCGCAAACCGGTATTTACAAAGTTTATATCATAGATGAGGTGCACATGCTTTCTCCAGCGGCTTTTAATGCATTTTTAAAAACGTTGGAAGAACCACCAAAACACGCCATTTTTATTTTGGCAACTACCGAAAAGCACAAGATTATTCCTACTATTTTATCTCGTTGTCAAATATTTGATTTTAAAAGAATTACAGTTAATGATGCAAAGGAATACTTGAAGGGAGTAGCGACCAGCCAAAACATCTCCTTTGAAGAAGATGCTTTGCAAATTATTGCCCAAAAAGCAGATGGAGCCATGCGTGATGCACTTTCAATTTTTGACAGAGTGGTATCGTTTTGCGGAACCAATTTAACTCGCCAAGCAGTTGCAGAAAACTTAAATGTTTTAGATTACGACTATTATTTGCGCGTTACCGACTTTATTCTGGCAAGCGATATTCCAAATTTGTTACTTACTTTTGATTCGGTTTTGGCAAAAGGTTTTGATGGCAATCATTTTGTATCGGGCTTGGCAACTCATTTTAGAAACTTGTTGGTTTGTAAAAATCCACACACATTAAATTTACTTGATGTGAGCGATGAAAATAAAAAATTATTTTATCAACAAGCAGAAAAATTCAATCAAGAAACCTTAATCGAAGCGATAAACATTGCCAATAGTTGCGATTTAAAATACAAAGCTTCGGCAAATCAACGTTTGCTGGTAGAGCTTTGTTTAATGCAATTGGCTACTTTAACACATCCTGAAAAAAAAAATTTAGTTCACACCTAA
- a CDS encoding CvfB family protein encodes MIAIGTFNKLEIARRTNIGLYLTDGSQDVLLPKKYLPEHFEIGDEIEVFIYLDQEERPVATTIEPYIFLNEFALLKVNYINQYGAFMDWGLEKDLFVPFREQARPMTEGNYYMIYMYLDEKTNRLVGSSKLNQFLSNDPITVKVGEEVDLIVSHITDAGINIIINEKHKGLMYQSEVFEDFRTGDRIIGYIKNIRPDGKIDVSRTKIGFEKVSDAASKILNELEKSGGFLGLNDKSHPDEIKSVLEMSKKTFKQTIGVLYKEKKIIIKEDGIYEV; translated from the coding sequence ATGATAGCTATAGGTACCTTTAATAAATTAGAAATTGCTCGCCGCACAAACATTGGATTGTATTTAACCGATGGTTCACAAGATGTTTTATTACCCAAAAAATATTTACCAGAGCATTTTGAAATTGGCGACGAAATAGAAGTTTTTATCTATTTAGACCAAGAAGAACGCCCTGTAGCCACAACCATTGAACCATATATTTTTTTAAATGAATTTGCGCTTTTAAAGGTAAATTACATCAATCAATACGGTGCTTTTATGGATTGGGGATTAGAAAAAGATTTGTTTGTGCCTTTTAGAGAGCAAGCACGCCCCATGACCGAAGGCAACTATTATATGATATATATGTATTTAGATGAAAAAACCAATCGATTGGTAGGTTCGTCTAAACTTAATCAATTTTTAAGCAACGATCCCATTACAGTGAAAGTGGGCGAGGAGGTTGACTTGATTGTATCACACATAACCGATGCCGGCATCAATATAATCATCAACGAAAAACACAAGGGATTGATGTATCAAAGCGAAGTTTTTGAAGATTTTAGAACCGGAGATCGTATTATTGGTTACATTAAAAACATTCGCCCCGATGGAAAAATCGATGTTTCAAGAACCAAAATTGGTTTTGAAAAAGTATCAGATGCTGCATCCAAAATTTTAAATGAATTAGAAAAAAGCGGCGGATTTTTAGGTTTGAACGATAAAAGTCATCCCGATGAAATTAAAAGTGTGTTGGAGATGAGCAAAAAAACTTTCAAGCAAACTATTGGTGTGCTTTACAAAGAAAAGAAAATCATCATTAAAGAAGATGGTATTTATGAAGTATAA
- a CDS encoding KTSC domain-containing protein, whose product MKKILLLAFVAASFLACNNKKECDELKGSYSTFVEARKEITKANYPIKRMQLTPESSWIKRIEYYSCNEEDGYLIVYTTRSEEYIHAHVPFKIWEELSTSSSKGSYYNSNLVNRYPFNLKPAQ is encoded by the coding sequence ATGAAAAAGATTTTACTTTTAGCATTTGTAGCGGCATCTTTCTTAGCGTGCAACAATAAAAAAGAGTGTGATGAACTAAAAGGTAGCTACAGCACCTTTGTTGAAGCCCGAAAAGAAATCACAAAAGCCAATTATCCCATAAAAAGAATGCAACTAACCCCTGAAAGTTCTTGGATTAAAAGAATTGAATATTACAGTTGCAACGAAGAAGATGGTTATTTAATTGTATATACTACTCGGTCTGAAGAATATATTCACGCACATGTACCATTTAAAATCTGGGAAGAATTATCCACATCATCATCAAAAGGATCGTACTATAATTCAAACCTTGTAAACAGATATCCGTTCAATTTAAAACCAGCACAATAA
- the pheT gene encoding phenylalanine--tRNA ligase subunit beta, translated as MQISYNWLKQFIKLEITPEETAEILTNLGLEVEGINAYESLKGGLKGVVVGHVLTCEQHANADKLRIAKVDLGNGEPPVQIVCGAPNVAAGQKVPVATIGTVLYDKEGNEFVIKKGKIRGEESFGMICAEDELGIGESHEGIMVLDEKLKPGTPAADIFEIYTDTVFEIGLTPNRADAMSHLGVARDLRAGLIQNKPNNSYSELITPSVSKFNVDKRTLRYDIVIEDSKLAPRYAGVTISGIEVKPSPAWLQNTLKAIGITPKNNIVDATNYVLHELGQPLHAFDAARIKGNKIIVKNAEAGTKFITLDGVERILHEDDIVICDENQPLCLAGVLGGLHSGVSEHTSAIFLESAYFNPVSIRKTAKRHGISTDASFRFERGIDPNITNYALKHAAILIADIANGEITSDITDIYAKKIEDFSVFLNYSNVNKILGENIPNETIKKILVSLDIKITNITDKGLGLSIPAYRVDVQREIDVVEEILRVYGFNNIKIGSKINATIAYGSKTDDHKVQNIVANQLVSQGFYEAMSNSLTSTAYSEFISEQNRNQQVAIVNPLSQDLSVMRQSLLFGGLEAIAYNINRKNSDLKLFEFGKTYAKPLSGYEEYKHLALFVTGNTSAANWNVATTSTDFFLFKGYVDAILLRLGLKNVATKPNESEQFSESISYYLGDRLVVSFGSVKKSILKHFDIKQEVFYADFNWSTILNVVSSKIKFTELSKYPIVKRDLALLIKNEVSFADIYKTVKLADKNLILDISLFDVYQGDKLPEGTKSYAISMKLQDKDKTLTDAEIDKVMQKVQKQLQSEVGAELR; from the coding sequence ATGCAAATATCATATAACTGGTTAAAACAATTCATTAAATTAGAAATTACTCCTGAAGAAACAGCCGAAATACTTACCAATTTAGGTCTAGAAGTAGAAGGTATTAATGCATACGAAAGCTTAAAAGGCGGTTTGAAAGGCGTAGTGGTTGGGCATGTACTTACATGTGAACAACATGCCAATGCAGATAAACTTCGTATTGCCAAAGTAGATTTGGGCAATGGTGAACCACCTGTTCAAATAGTTTGCGGGGCACCTAACGTAGCAGCCGGTCAAAAAGTACCAGTTGCCACTATTGGTACGGTATTATATGATAAAGAAGGAAACGAATTTGTAATTAAAAAAGGTAAAATTCGCGGCGAAGAAAGTTTTGGAATGATTTGTGCCGAAGACGAATTGGGTATAGGCGAAAGTCATGAAGGTATTATGGTTTTAGACGAAAAACTGAAACCGGGTACGCCAGCAGCTGATATATTTGAAATTTATACCGATACTGTTTTTGAAATTGGTTTAACGCCAAACCGTGCAGATGCAATGAGCCATTTAGGTGTGGCTCGAGATTTGCGTGCCGGTTTAATTCAAAACAAACCCAATAACAGCTATTCCGAATTAATCACTCCTAGTGTTAGTAAATTCAACGTGGATAAACGTACGCTTCGATACGACATTGTAATTGAAGACAGCAAATTGGCACCTCGTTATGCGGGCGTTACCATTTCGGGTATCGAAGTGAAGCCATCGCCAGCTTGGTTGCAAAATACCCTGAAAGCTATTGGCATTACTCCGAAAAACAATATTGTTGATGCTACAAATTATGTTTTGCACGAATTGGGGCAACCTTTACACGCATTTGATGCCGCACGTATTAAAGGAAACAAAATCATTGTAAAAAATGCCGAAGCAGGCACAAAATTCATCACATTAGACGGAGTTGAACGCATTTTGCATGAAGACGATATCGTTATTTGTGATGAAAACCAACCGTTGTGTTTAGCTGGTGTGTTGGGTGGATTACATTCGGGTGTAAGCGAACATACAAGTGCTATTTTCTTAGAAAGTGCCTATTTTAATCCAGTGAGTATTCGCAAAACTGCCAAACGTCATGGAATTTCAACAGATGCTTCTTTCCGATTTGAACGCGGCATTGATCCAAACATTACTAATTACGCATTAAAACACGCAGCTATTTTAATTGCAGATATTGCAAACGGAGAAATAACTTCGGATATAACCGATATTTACGCAAAAAAAATAGAGGATTTTTCGGTTTTCTTGAATTATAGTAATGTTAACAAAATTTTAGGTGAAAATATTCCAAACGAAACCATCAAGAAAATATTGGTTTCTTTAGACATAAAAATTACCAATATTACCGATAAAGGCTTAGGATTATCAATTCCGGCTTATCGTGTAGATGTGCAACGTGAGATTGATGTGGTCGAAGAAATTCTGCGTGTATATGGCTTCAATAATATCAAAATTGGTTCAAAAATCAATGCAACTATTGCTTATGGCAGCAAAACCGATGACCATAAAGTGCAAAATATTGTGGCAAACCAATTAGTGAGCCAAGGTTTCTATGAAGCCATGTCTAACTCATTAACCAGCACAGCTTATTCTGAATTTATATCAGAGCAAAACCGAAACCAACAAGTAGCAATTGTGAATCCATTGAGCCAAGACTTATCAGTGATGCGACAATCGTTATTATTTGGTGGATTAGAAGCGATAGCCTATAACATCAACCGAAAAAATAGTGATTTAAAACTTTTTGAATTCGGTAAAACCTATGCAAAACCACTTTCAGGTTACGAAGAATACAAACATTTAGCGCTTTTTGTAACGGGAAACACCAGTGCAGCCAATTGGAATGTTGCCACTACAAGTACTGATTTCTTTTTGTTTAAAGGATATGTAGATGCCATTTTACTGCGTTTAGGATTGAAAAATGTAGCTACCAAACCCAATGAAAGCGAGCAGTTTTCTGAAAGCATTTCCTATTATTTGGGCGACCGTTTAGTGGTTTCATTTGGATCGGTTAAGAAAAGTATTTTAAAGCATTTTGATATCAAACAAGAAGTTTTTTATGCCGATTTTAATTGGAGTACGATTTTGAATGTGGTTTCAAGCAAAATTAAGTTTACAGAACTATCAAAATATCCGATTGTAAAACGTGATTTGGCATTGTTGATTAAAAACGAAGTTTCGTTTGCAGATATTTACAAAACGGTAAAATTAGCCGATAAGAATTTAATTTTAGACATCTCTTTATTTGATGTGTATCAAGGCGATAAATTACCCGAAGGAACAAAATCATACGCAATCAGCATGAAATTGCAGGATAAAGATAAAACCCTAACCGACGCCGAGATAGACAAAGTGATGCAGAAAGTACAAAAACAACTGCAAAGCGAAGTAGGTGCAGAATTAAGATAA
- a CDS encoding thiol-disulfide oxidoreductase DCC family protein gives MRVIDKIPEGKQLILFDGVCNFCDETVQKIIKADSKNIFVFASLQSDFGKEVVHYIGIKPETDSIVLYQPGIAYYTESSAAIEIAKQLSGWYPLLQIGKIVPAFLRNKIYQYIAKNRYKWYGKKEACSIPPPETRAKFLS, from the coding sequence ATGCGTGTAATTGATAAAATACCCGAAGGAAAACAATTGATTTTGTTTGATGGCGTTTGTAATTTTTGTGATGAAACGGTTCAAAAAATCATTAAAGCAGATTCAAAAAATATATTTGTTTTTGCTTCGCTCCAATCCGATTTTGGCAAAGAAGTGGTGCATTATATCGGCATAAAACCCGAAACCGATTCTATTGTTTTGTATCAGCCCGGCATTGCATATTACACCGAAAGCAGTGCAGCCATAGAGATAGCTAAACAATTGAGCGGTTGGTATCCGTTGTTGCAAATTGGAAAAATTGTTCCTGCTTTTTTACGAAACAAAATCTATCAATACATCGCAAAAAACAGGTACAAATGGTATGGAAAAAAGGAAGCTTGCAGCATACCACCACCGGAAACCCGAGCAAAATTTTTATCATAA